A region from the Parasphingopyxis sp. CP4 genome encodes:
- a CDS encoding MBL fold metallo-hydrolase: MSKAMRWILLTAGLIAVVLAASYFLFQRQIGQMLFERAVTQRVAQDPTADLPDGLHVYMCGTGSPMADHNRAGPCVGIVAGEQAVLFDVGAGSMRTANRMGFPVAQIQTLYLTHLHSDHFDGIGELLVQAWVGGSRDTPLPVLGPAGTIETVEGINAAYRVDSSYRTAHHGAAVANPDGYGFAPVEFEVTHSDDNMVVFDRDGLTITAFPVSHDPIVNPVGYRIDYGGRSVVISGDTIYQESLVAAAQDVDILIHEALDPDMIGLMEQAAEDQGADAIAKVLFDIQDYHASPEDAARAAQEAGAGELVLYHIVPPLPTSMLNAFFLGDAESLFDGPIHVGEDGMRISLPADSDTVTISNTLR, from the coding sequence ATGAGCAAAGCCATGCGTTGGATACTACTTACCGCTGGGCTGATCGCGGTCGTGTTGGCAGCCAGCTATTTCCTGTTCCAACGCCAGATCGGCCAGATGTTGTTCGAGCGAGCTGTGACCCAGCGGGTTGCGCAAGACCCGACCGCGGACCTGCCTGATGGGCTGCATGTCTATATGTGCGGAACCGGATCGCCGATGGCGGACCACAATCGAGCCGGCCCCTGTGTCGGGATCGTCGCCGGCGAGCAGGCGGTTCTATTCGATGTCGGGGCTGGCAGCATGCGGACCGCCAATCGGATGGGTTTCCCGGTCGCCCAGATCCAGACCCTGTATCTCACCCATCTCCATTCCGATCATTTTGACGGTATTGGCGAATTGCTGGTCCAGGCCTGGGTCGGCGGCAGCAGAGACACGCCCCTCCCTGTTCTGGGGCCCGCCGGGACGATCGAGACTGTGGAGGGGATCAACGCGGCCTATCGCGTCGACAGTAGCTATCGGACGGCTCACCATGGCGCTGCGGTCGCCAATCCCGATGGCTATGGATTTGCCCCTGTCGAGTTTGAGGTCACCCACAGCGATGACAATATGGTCGTGTTCGATCGCGATGGTTTGACGATCACGGCGTTTCCCGTATCCCACGATCCGATTGTCAATCCGGTTGGCTATCGGATCGACTATGGCGGCCGATCCGTGGTGATCAGCGGTGACACGATCTATCAGGAAAGCCTGGTTGCTGCAGCGCAAGACGTCGACATTCTGATCCATGAGGCGCTCGACCCCGATATGATTGGGCTGATGGAACAGGCGGCGGAAGATCAGGGTGCAGACGCGATCGCCAAAGTATTATTCGATATCCAGGACTATCACGCCTCGCCGGAAGACGCGGCCCGGGCCGCGCAAGAAGCTGGGGCCGGTGAGCTTGTCCTTTATCATATCGTACCGCCGCTACCGACGAGCATGCTCAATGCGTTTTTTCTCGGAGACGCGGAAAGCCTGTTCGATGGTCCGATCCATGTCGGTGAAGATGGCATGCGAATTAGCCTTCCAGCTGACAGCGACACGGTGACGATCAGCAATACGCTACGGTGA
- a CDS encoding solute:sodium symporter family transporter, translated as MTSLGFTLASCVFFMALVGWLSWLKTRGTVDTKDGYFLAGRGLGATFIAGSLLLTNLSAEQLIGLNGSAYGYNLSSMAWEVTAAVATIAMALIFLPRYLAGAFTTLPEFLNDRFDPTVRRMSVILFMLGYGLVTIPSVLYSGSVAVMLLFDVPALTGLDYFSALVGTVVLIGVVGSIYAIFGGLKAVAVSDTLNGIGLLIVGIMVPVLGLIALGDGDITNGLARITADHPDKLNAIGAADDPTPFGTIFTGMIFANLFYWCTNQYVIQRTLGARSLAEGQKGVLFSGFFKVLVPFLMMIPGVIAFHLYGPGLGSIDEAYPRLIRDVLPVYLTGFFLAVLLGAVFSSFNSLLNSAATLFSLDVYAPARGGKASDAELVRIAKIASVVIALFSFVVAPLLYFAEEGLWQVIRIFTGFYNIPTVVIVIVGLFTQRVPALGAKIVIIFHVVTYGLLRFVFDDVVTLHFLHQYALLFGIEVLIMLACGAWKPRETPWSFTPKSEVDMTPWRFAKPLAVTLFSCVVALYLIFSPIGFASGNGATAALPILLALLAAGNTAMWFWAARIARPAI; from the coding sequence GTGACGTCGCTCGGCTTTACCCTTGCTAGCTGTGTGTTCTTCATGGCGCTGGTCGGCTGGCTCAGCTGGCTGAAGACCCGCGGGACTGTCGATACCAAGGATGGCTATTTCCTCGCCGGGCGCGGTTTGGGCGCGACCTTTATCGCCGGCTCGCTATTGCTCACCAATCTCTCTGCCGAGCAGCTAATCGGGCTCAACGGCTCGGCCTATGGCTATAATCTGTCGAGCATGGCCTGGGAGGTGACGGCGGCTGTAGCGACAATCGCGATGGCGCTGATATTCCTGCCGCGCTATCTGGCCGGTGCCTTCACGACATTGCCGGAATTTCTGAACGATCGTTTTGACCCGACTGTGCGGCGCATGTCAGTGATCCTGTTCATGCTGGGCTATGGTCTGGTGACGATACCCTCGGTTCTCTATTCCGGATCGGTTGCTGTGATGCTGTTGTTCGATGTCCCGGCACTGACCGGGCTCGATTATTTCTCGGCGCTGGTCGGGACGGTCGTGTTGATCGGCGTGGTGGGTTCGATCTACGCCATATTCGGCGGCCTCAAGGCGGTGGCGGTTTCGGATACACTGAACGGCATCGGGCTGTTGATCGTTGGCATCATGGTGCCGGTGCTTGGGCTGATCGCGCTGGGCGATGGCGACATAACCAATGGCCTGGCGCGGATCACGGCAGACCATCCCGACAAGCTCAACGCGATTGGCGCGGCGGACGATCCCACGCCGTTCGGGACGATCTTCACCGGCATGATATTCGCCAATCTCTTTTACTGGTGCACCAACCAATATGTCATTCAGCGGACGCTGGGTGCGCGCTCTCTAGCCGAGGGTCAGAAGGGTGTTTTGTTCTCCGGCTTCTTCAAGGTGCTGGTGCCGTTCCTGATGATGATCCCCGGCGTCATCGCCTTCCATCTTTACGGCCCCGGGCTTGGCTCGATCGACGAGGCCTATCCGCGTCTCATCCGCGATGTGCTGCCGGTCTATCTCACCGGGTTCTTCCTTGCCGTGCTGTTGGGCGCGGTGTTCAGTTCGTTCAATTCGCTGCTCAACAGTGCGGCCACATTATTCTCGCTCGATGTCTATGCGCCGGCACGCGGTGGCAAGGCGAGTGATGCCGAATTGGTCCGCATCGCCAAGATTGCAAGCGTCGTAATCGCACTCTTCTCCTTCGTCGTCGCGCCGCTCCTCTACTTCGCCGAAGAAGGCCTTTGGCAGGTCATCCGGATATTCACAGGATTTTATAATATACCGACAGTAGTTATTGTAATTGTAGGTCTTTTTACCCAGCGCGTGCCTGCTCTTGGTGCCAAGATCGTGATCATCTTCCATGTCGTCACCTATGGCCTGTTGCGGTTCGTATTCGATGATGTGGTGACGCTGCACTTCCTCCATCAATATGCCTTGCTCTTTGGTATCGAGGTGCTGATCATGCTGGCATGCGGCGCTTGGAAGCCGCGCGAAACGCCATGGAGTTTCACACCGAAAAGCGAGGTCGACATGACGCCGTGGCGCTTTGCCAAACCGCTCGCGGTCACGCTCTTCTCATGCGTCGTTGCGCTCTACCTGATCTTCTCGCCAATCGGTTTTGCCTCGGGCAATGGCGCGACTGCAGCCCTGCCCATTCTGCTCGCTCTCCTGGCAGCGGGCAACACAGCCATGTGGTTCTGGGCTGCGCGAATTGCCCGCCCGGCTATTTGA
- a CDS encoding catalase yields the protein MDEPSIAQQLVDAIIEDFPNHGKGNRPIHTVGISAIGHFEGSNVAPDYCTAEHFQRQQVPVTVRFSNGAGSIKERDGWSDVRGMATRFHLKDDRATDLIMMTLGEFFVRTVDEFLEFAEASKETPAVVESAWSKIKDMLQLKPPMPNPYPDQHKTNATGSLKYANHHRSAQLAVFDAGTIGAPVSYVRATYNAVHTFVVTGPDGRHRNVRFQWQPVAGVKLTDPSAPPVDKYLHQELRDRLDKWPAKFLLLMTIGEEGDALDDPTRRWPMKRKRIVMGTLALTAIAEDQDADSKDISFNPCRLVSGIDLSDDPILAARKDAYEYSRELRNGTACPFNNE from the coding sequence ATGGACGAACCCAGTATTGCGCAACAGCTCGTCGATGCAATCATCGAGGACTTCCCGAATCACGGCAAGGGCAATCGGCCGATCCATACGGTCGGCATCAGCGCGATCGGCCATTTCGAAGGGTCAAACGTGGCACCGGACTATTGCACCGCCGAACATTTCCAACGCCAGCAAGTGCCGGTCACTGTGCGCTTCTCCAATGGTGCGGGCAGCATCAAGGAACGCGATGGTTGGTCCGATGTGCGCGGCATGGCGACGCGATTTCACCTGAAGGATGACCGCGCAACTGACCTGATCATGATGACTCTGGGTGAGTTTTTCGTGCGCACAGTCGACGAGTTTCTGGAATTTGCCGAGGCATCGAAAGAAACGCCAGCAGTGGTTGAATCAGCATGGTCGAAGATCAAGGACATGCTTCAGCTCAAACCACCAATGCCCAATCCCTATCCGGACCAGCACAAAACCAATGCGACCGGATCGCTGAAATATGCGAACCATCATCGCTCCGCCCAGTTAGCGGTATTTGACGCGGGTACGATCGGGGCGCCGGTCAGCTATGTTCGCGCAACCTATAATGCCGTGCATACATTTGTTGTGACAGGGCCGGATGGTCGGCATCGCAATGTTCGCTTTCAGTGGCAGCCGGTCGCTGGTGTAAAGCTGACCGATCCGAGCGCACCCCCTGTCGACAAATATCTCCACCAGGAGCTGCGCGATCGGCTCGACAAATGGCCGGCAAAATTCCTCTTGCTGATGACGATCGGCGAAGAGGGCGATGCCCTTGACGATCCAACACGCCGCTGGCCGATGAAACGCAAACGCATTGTAATGGGTACACTGGCGCTGACAGCGATCGCCGAAGATCAGGACGCCGATAGCAAAGATATCAGCTTCAACCCGTGTCGTCTGGTGTCGGGCATCGATCTGTCGGACGATCCCATCCTTGCAGCCCGCAAGGATGCTTACGAATATTCGCGCGAACTGCGCAACGGCACGGCCTGTCCCTTCAACAATGAGTGA
- a CDS encoding DUF3604 domain-containing protein, whose translation MMKSRFHKGGGMLALSAMLLSACQSGERAPTPEELAMSPDGGTTACPSQVLWGDTHLHTSNSVDAVFNGVRLTAEDALRFARGDEVRSTTGLDAQLSRPLDFLVVSDHAEVIGIGRRIADGDPALISDPTVRRWHEMMNESYAQSTRAARELIVGYAQDTLPEILADPEIARETITSTWAEHVETVERYNDPGTFTSFIGYEYTSMPTGNNLHRVVMYRDGLDVFGETLPFPANQSQDPEDLWAYLAAYEERTGGRAMAIPHNANLSNGLMFAMEDFEGNALTRDYAERRQRWEPIVEVTQFKGDGEAHPSLSPDDEFADFGNTGWDTANLDASIPKEPGMFEGEYARAALQRGLLLESLLGVNPFQFGMIGATDSHTALATGDEDNYFGKFVSDEPNATRAAHSIGASIRGRLGWQYLAGGYAGVWAGANSRAAIFDAMARREVYATTGPRMTVRLFAGWDLEDADLSADPCTLYDRAVPMGGNLSGTGDAPRLLVTAMMDPEGANLDRVQIVKGWLDSDGELQEQVYDIAWGDADTRSVDDDGRVAPVGNTVDLEAATYENSIGDPELSAVWTDPDFDPAERAFYYVRVIEIPTPRWPVYDRLRFGAEIAEGTELVSQERAYSSPVWYSPEA comes from the coding sequence ATGATGAAATCGAGATTCCACAAAGGGGGCGGCATGTTGGCCCTCTCCGCCATGCTGCTATCGGCATGCCAGTCAGGCGAGCGGGCCCCAACACCAGAGGAACTGGCCATGTCACCGGATGGCGGCACGACCGCGTGCCCGAGCCAGGTGCTATGGGGTGATACCCATCTGCACACCTCCAACAGTGTCGACGCGGTGTTCAATGGCGTACGCCTGACGGCTGAAGACGCGCTTCGCTTTGCGCGCGGCGATGAAGTTCGCTCGACAACGGGTCTTGATGCGCAATTGTCGCGACCGCTCGATTTTCTTGTTGTCTCGGATCATGCCGAGGTAATCGGCATTGGCCGCCGCATTGCTGACGGCGATCCGGCATTGATCTCCGACCCGACCGTCCGGCGGTGGCATGAGATGATGAACGAGAGCTATGCGCAATCGACCCGCGCCGCGCGCGAGCTGATTGTTGGCTATGCGCAAGACACACTGCCAGAAATACTGGCAGATCCGGAAATCGCGCGTGAGACGATAACCTCCACCTGGGCCGAACATGTCGAGACGGTCGAGCGCTATAATGACCCGGGCACCTTCACCAGTTTCATCGGCTATGAATATACCTCCATGCCGACCGGCAATAATCTGCACCGTGTCGTAATGTATCGGGACGGGTTGGACGTATTTGGCGAAACACTCCCCTTCCCGGCCAATCAGAGCCAGGATCCCGAAGACCTATGGGCCTATCTTGCGGCTTATGAGGAACGGACCGGCGGCCGGGCCATGGCCATTCCGCACAATGCCAATCTATCGAACGGCCTGATGTTTGCGATGGAAGATTTCGAAGGCAACGCGCTGACTCGCGACTATGCTGAACGTCGCCAGCGCTGGGAGCCGATTGTCGAAGTCACCCAGTTCAAGGGCGATGGCGAAGCGCATCCCAGCCTCTCCCCAGACGATGAATTTGCCGATTTCGGCAATACCGGCTGGGACACGGCCAATCTCGATGCGTCCATACCGAAAGAACCCGGGATGTTCGAGGGCGAATATGCCCGCGCCGCCTTGCAGCGCGGTCTGCTCCTTGAATCACTGCTCGGCGTCAATCCGTTCCAGTTCGGCATGATCGGCGCGACCGACAGCCATACGGCGCTCGCAACCGGCGATGAGGACAATTATTTCGGCAAGTTCGTTTCCGACGAACCCAATGCTACGCGGGCGGCACACTCGATCGGTGCTTCGATCAGAGGCCGGCTCGGCTGGCAATATCTGGCAGGCGGCTATGCGGGCGTCTGGGCCGGCGCCAATTCGCGCGCGGCTATCTTCGATGCGATGGCGCGCCGGGAAGTCTATGCCACAACTGGCCCGCGCATGACGGTCCGGCTGTTTGCTGGCTGGGATCTGGAAGATGCCGATCTCTCCGCCGATCCGTGCACTCTGTATGACCGGGCTGTGCCGATGGGCGGCAATCTCTCAGGCACCGGTGATGCACCGCGCTTACTGGTGACCGCAATGATGGATCCGGAAGGTGCCAATCTCGATCGCGTACAGATCGTCAAAGGCTGGCTCGACAGTGACGGGGAGCTGCAGGAGCAGGTCTATGACATTGCCTGGGGCGATGCCGACACGCGCAGCGTCGATGACGATGGTCGCGTCGCGCCGGTCGGCAATACCGTCGACCTTGAAGCGGCAACCTATGAGAACAGCATTGGTGATCCTGAGCTCAGCGCTGTCTGGACCGATCCGGATTTCGATCCGGCTGAGCGGGCTTTCTATTATGTTCGCGTCATCGAGATCCCGACGCCGCGCTGGCCGGTATATGATCGGCTGCGCTTCGGGGCAGAGATTGCCGAGGGCACTGAGCTTGTTTCGCAAGAACGCGCCTATAGCTCACCCGTCTGGTACTCGCCGGAAGCCTAG
- a CDS encoding HupE/UreJ family protein: MRYLAAFLFAILISLSTAASADEMRPGYLDFTQQSESQWRLVWKAPAGNGITTGVEPVVPPGCTMGRPSQRTVPRAVVTQWTVECEGAVIGQPIGLANYQASLVDVLLRVAPLDRPSQAIRLTPSEPMAEIAARADRWQVARTYFVIGIDHIVFGFDHLLFVLALVLLLKGGWTIAKTVTAFTIAHSITLVGMTLGFFGLPSQPVEAVIALSILFLAVEIVKRRDGEPPRLSERIPWLVAFLFGLLHGFGFAGALAEIGLPENETPMALLTFNLGVEVGQLAIVFVALGLLALVDRFATALSHPGKRIAAYAIGITASYWFIERTLA; encoded by the coding sequence TTGAGGTATCTGGCGGCGTTTCTGTTTGCGATCCTGATATCGCTCTCGACCGCAGCTTCGGCCGACGAAATGCGGCCCGGTTATCTCGATTTCACCCAGCAAAGCGAGAGCCAGTGGCGCCTCGTCTGGAAGGCACCGGCCGGTAATGGAATCACGACGGGGGTTGAACCTGTCGTGCCACCTGGCTGCACGATGGGCAGGCCTTCGCAGCGGACCGTGCCTCGCGCTGTCGTCACGCAATGGACGGTGGAGTGTGAAGGAGCGGTTATTGGCCAGCCGATCGGACTCGCCAATTATCAGGCAAGCCTCGTCGATGTCCTGCTGCGTGTCGCTCCGCTCGATCGTCCCTCCCAGGCCATTCGCCTGACTCCTTCGGAACCCATGGCGGAAATCGCAGCGCGTGCGGACCGGTGGCAGGTGGCGCGCACTTATTTTGTTATTGGCATCGACCATATAGTCTTCGGCTTTGATCACCTGCTCTTCGTGCTGGCATTGGTGTTGCTGCTCAAAGGCGGCTGGACGATCGCCAAGACCGTCACCGCCTTCACCATCGCGCATTCGATCACGCTGGTCGGTATGACGCTGGGGTTTTTCGGGCTTCCTTCCCAACCTGTCGAGGCGGTGATCGCGCTGTCGATCCTGTTTCTCGCCGTGGAGATCGTAAAGCGACGCGACGGCGAACCACCGCGTCTGTCCGAACGGATTCCCTGGCTCGTCGCCTTTCTTTTCGGACTGTTGCACGGCTTTGGCTTTGCCGGCGCACTGGCCGAGATAGGCTTGCCAGAGAATGAAACCCCGATGGCTTTGCTCACCTTCAACCTTGGTGTGGAGGTTGGCCAGCTCGCGATTGTCTTCGTCGCACTTGGCCTGCTCGCGCTCGTCGATCGTTTCGCCACCGCGCTCAGTCATCCCGGCAAGCGCATCGCCGCTTATGCCATCGGTATTACCGCAAGCTATTGGTTCATCGAACGGACCCTGGCCTAG
- a CDS encoding haloalkane dehalogenase yields MDVKRTPDSCFEGLSGYPFEPHYHIVTAADGTELRLHYLDEGPSDGEPILCMHGQPSWSYLYRKMIPILTAAGYRVIAPDLIGFGRSDKPASIDDYTYAGHVDWMEQWLTGLDLNGLTLVCQDWGGLIGLRLVGAHPDRFARLVIANTGLPSSAQVNDDMSEMLGKMYPAVPVPSAQEVGEQFQSGNPGAFLYWVKYAAEAPDFTPRAVFELLSQIEDSDVLDGYAAPFPDESYIAGARKFPSLVPLLPHHKADREDNDRAWAVLEKFDKPVLTAFSDQDPVTRGGEKAFQDRVAGAKGRDHVTIAGGGHFLQEDSAQALSDAVITFMRETG; encoded by the coding sequence ATGGATGTAAAGCGCACCCCGGATAGCTGTTTCGAAGGATTGTCCGGCTATCCGTTCGAACCGCATTACCACATTGTCACAGCAGCGGACGGAACTGAGCTGCGCCTCCATTATCTCGACGAGGGGCCGAGCGACGGCGAGCCGATCTTGTGCATGCATGGCCAACCAAGCTGGTCCTATCTCTATCGCAAGATGATCCCGATCCTGACCGCCGCCGGCTATCGCGTTATCGCACCCGACCTGATTGGCTTTGGCCGGTCAGACAAACCCGCCAGCATCGACGATTACACCTATGCCGGCCATGTCGACTGGATGGAGCAATGGCTGACGGGGCTGGACCTCAATGGCCTGACATTGGTCTGCCAGGATTGGGGCGGATTGATCGGCCTGCGGCTTGTGGGCGCGCATCCGGATCGCTTTGCGCGTCTGGTGATCGCCAATACCGGGCTCCCAAGCTCAGCCCAGGTGAATGATGACATGTCGGAAATGCTCGGCAAAATGTATCCGGCCGTGCCGGTGCCGAGCGCCCAGGAGGTCGGCGAGCAGTTCCAAAGCGGCAATCCCGGCGCGTTTCTCTATTGGGTGAAATATGCCGCCGAAGCGCCCGACTTTACGCCGCGCGCGGTATTCGAGCTTCTCTCCCAGATTGAGGATTCGGACGTTCTCGATGGCTATGCCGCGCCGTTCCCGGATGAAAGCTATATCGCTGGCGCTCGCAAATTCCCCAGCCTGGTGCCACTGCTGCCGCATCACAAGGCCGATCGGGAAGACAATGACCGGGCATGGGCTGTCCTCGAAAAGTTCGACAAGCCCGTGCTGACCGCTTTTTCCGATCAGGATCCGGTTACCCGTGGCGGCGAGAAGGCATTTCAGGATCGCGTTGCCGGCGCCAAAGGTCGCGATCATGTGACCATCGCTGGCGGTGGGCACTTCCTGCAAGAAGACAGCGCCCAAGCCCTTTCAGATGCTGTGATCACATTCATGCGGGAAACAGGCTGA
- a CDS encoding peptidyl-prolyl cis-trans isomerase gives MESRWRSWLREPLVHFLLVGALLFLVLGRSGTGHPEGYSIRVDDDQIARIAANWERTWQRPPTAEELDRLIDGFVREEIYFREALRLGLDEDDIVIRRRLRSKMEFLARASVESEAPDDSVLQQWLDDHPEIYAVDAVMTFDQIYLGEDGEEADIRAALENGTDPQELSATTRLPFSMAGASRSAVERQFGEAFAGAIDAELIGEWQGPVQSGFGAHLVRLRAYDAGQTPTLADVRQRVENDWRDATAAQREEEAFALLRSAYSVEIEGRD, from the coding sequence ATGGAAAGCCGATGGCGGTCATGGCTGCGCGAGCCGCTGGTCCATTTCCTGCTGGTAGGAGCATTGCTGTTCCTTGTGCTGGGCCGCTCTGGGACGGGCCATCCTGAAGGCTATTCAATCCGCGTTGATGACGATCAGATCGCGCGTATTGCGGCCAATTGGGAGCGAACCTGGCAACGTCCGCCCACCGCAGAGGAGCTGGACCGACTCATCGACGGATTTGTGCGCGAGGAAATCTACTTCCGCGAAGCATTGCGATTGGGTCTGGACGAGGATGACATCGTCATCCGCCGACGCCTCCGATCGAAGATGGAGTTTCTTGCCCGGGCATCGGTCGAAAGCGAAGCGCCAGATGATAGCGTGCTGCAGCAATGGCTGGACGATCATCCGGAGATCTACGCGGTCGATGCCGTGATGACTTTTGATCAAATCTATCTCGGTGAGGATGGCGAGGAAGCCGATATCCGCGCGGCCCTGGAAAATGGAACCGACCCGCAGGAGCTTAGCGCGACGACGCGCTTGCCGTTCAGCATGGCCGGCGCCAGCCGATCTGCGGTTGAGCGCCAGTTTGGCGAGGCATTTGCAGGCGCTATCGATGCGGAACTGATTGGCGAGTGGCAAGGGCCGGTTCAATCGGGCTTTGGCGCGCATCTCGTGCGGCTGCGGGCCTATGATGCTGGTCAGACGCCAACGCTGGCCGATGTCCGCCAACGGGTTGAGAATGACTGGCGAGACGCCACCGCTGCACAGCGCGAAGAAGAAGCCTTTGCCCTTCTCCGCTCGGCCTATTCGGTTGAGATCGAAGGCCGCGATTGA
- a CDS encoding AMP-binding protein — translation MAENEIIWNYAYLWESIAAAQPDEAAIIQGDTVVSWAEFDRQADALAAYMVGEGLGQKASVAMYTPNRPEFLVGYYASFKAALTPLNINYRYTSAELAYLIDNADAEVVLFDIEYAATIEAVRETLGTVKRWIAAGVGDADCPDWAVRYEDVIGVDAAQRPYEADWGRSNEDLLMIYTGGTTGMPKGVMWRLHDLLAKSEFGAVPLLGVPPLDKPEDAGPRAAASPLKSRSLIAPPLMHGTGLLTSMAALVAGGTVILLPTGKFSAEGMLDTAAQHKATRSTIVGEPFGQPLLDALDANPGRWDLSSMLLMTSSGAMWTRETKLGLIRHMPQVNLIDSYSSSEALGMGMSVTNAQGETQTARFESGETCAVFTEDHRRVEPGSGEKGMLAVGGFNPVGYYKDEEKTAKTFPVIEGERWCIPGDWALVNDDGTLEILGRGSQCINTGGEKVFPEEVEEALRRHDAVRDVAVTGLPDPRWGERICAVVELMPGADNPGDETLVGWVRDQLADYKTPRSFLYVDSVGRAPNGKLDYAAIKQRALDAEAAG, via the coding sequence ATGGCCGAGAATGAAATAATCTGGAACTACGCCTATCTCTGGGAGTCGATTGCGGCAGCGCAGCCGGACGAAGCCGCCATCATTCAGGGCGACACTGTTGTGAGCTGGGCAGAATTCGATCGCCAGGCCGATGCACTGGCGGCCTATATGGTCGGTGAAGGATTGGGCCAGAAGGCGAGCGTCGCGATGTACACGCCCAACCGTCCGGAATTTCTCGTTGGCTATTACGCATCCTTCAAGGCCGCGCTCACGCCGCTGAACATCAATTATCGTTACACCTCGGCCGAGCTCGCTTATCTCATCGATAATGCCGATGCCGAAGTGGTGTTGTTCGATATCGAATATGCTGCGACGATTGAGGCGGTTCGAGAGACGTTGGGCACCGTGAAGCGCTGGATCGCCGCAGGCGTCGGCGACGCAGATTGCCCCGATTGGGCGGTGCGCTACGAAGATGTGATTGGGGTCGATGCCGCGCAACGGCCGTACGAAGCCGATTGGGGCCGGAGCAATGAAGACCTGTTGATGATCTATACCGGTGGTACGACCGGCATGCCCAAGGGTGTGATGTGGCGGCTGCATGATCTCCTGGCGAAAAGCGAATTTGGTGCGGTGCCCTTGCTGGGCGTGCCGCCGCTCGACAAGCCGGAAGATGCGGGGCCAAGAGCGGCTGCATCGCCGCTCAAATCTCGGTCGCTTATCGCGCCGCCGCTAATGCATGGCACCGGTTTGCTGACCTCGATGGCAGCGCTGGTCGCTGGTGGCACCGTGATCCTGCTGCCAACCGGCAAATTTTCGGCCGAGGGAATGCTCGATACAGCAGCCCAGCACAAAGCGACGCGATCCACGATTGTCGGGGAACCGTTCGGCCAGCCATTGCTGGATGCGCTCGACGCGAACCCGGGCCGGTGGGACCTCTCGAGCATGTTGCTGATGACCTCGTCCGGCGCAATGTGGACCCGCGAGACCAAGCTTGGCCTGATCCGCCACATGCCGCAGGTCAATCTGATCGACAGCTATTCGTCGTCCGAAGCATTGGGCATGGGCATGTCGGTCACCAATGCTCAGGGAGAAACGCAAACCGCACGTTTTGAGAGCGGTGAGACCTGCGCTGTCTTCACCGAGGATCATCGCCGCGTCGAACCGGGGTCGGGTGAGAAAGGGATGCTCGCCGTCGGCGGATTCAATCCGGTCGGATACTATAAGGACGAAGAGAAAACCGCGAAGACTTTTCCGGTCATCGAAGGGGAGCGCTGGTGCATCCCGGGCGATTGGGCGTTGGTCAATGACGACGGCACGCTCGAAATTCTGGGCCGCGGTTCGCAATGTATCAATACGGGTGGTGAGAAAGTCTTCCCTGAAGAGGTGGAAGAGGCGCTCCGCCGACATGATGCGGTACGCGATGTGGCGGTTACCGGCTTGCCGGATCCGCGCTGGGGTGAACGGATCTGCGCGGTGGTCGAACTGATGCCGGGTGCGGACAATCCCGGCGATGAGACTTTGGTCGGCTGGGTGCGCGATCAACTGGCCGACTATAAGACGCCGCGATCCTTCCTCTATGTCGACAGCGTCGGTCGCGCTCCGAACGGAAAACTCGATTATGCCGCGATCAAGCAACGCGCGCTGGACGCTGAAGCTGCGGGCTGA